The Nostoc sp. NIES-3756 DNA window TCACTATGGAACCGCTTACTATCCCAAGCTCCCGCTAAAAATTCAATAGGTCTAGTAAGATTCTGAAAAGAGTAATTTTTATTAATAAAGTTGCGTAAGCCTTCAGCCAACATTGACTCAATGTCAGCAGCAGTTTCTATTTTATTATCGAACTGATCGAATTGGATTTTTGGTGGTGCTATAAAAACTTTTAAGGGTTTATGCCCATAATTATGATGAGAGTCTAAAATTTGTGATGGATATAATCTTAAAGGCCAATTATCAAGTATTTTATTAACTTCTGGTAATTTTAGTGCTGTATCTCGCTGTTGATTAGCTATTTGGGTTTGTGTTTCTCTTTGGTAAGCAGCTAATTGCTGTTGTAATGTTTCTTTAGCACTGCCTTTTTCAGAATTATTATCATTAAAAGTATTTACAGTCTCAATGAATCCTTCAATCAAGGTAGGCAATTGCTCTTTTGTCGTTGCTAGGGCTTCTTCACTCCTCTTATTGATGATATTTACAAACACAGGAGCAAATTCTAGGACTAGCTGAATTAATAATCTTAACCCTGGTTCCATAAGGGATTCCTGTTAAATCAATCACATTAACATTACAAAGAAGAACTGTATTCGCTTGTCGTCAGGCATTGCCGATACGATACCTCTTGGCTTGGTCAAACTTACTTTCATATGCAACAATAACTATACATTGTCATCTTACTAATTGTAGATAACTTTATTGTCGGTAGACATAATGAAGTTGCAGAATAATGCAGTAGTTAGAATAGTCTAAAAAACTGGAGATAATTTACATTTTCTCCAGTCTTATAATAACAAATTCCAGAAAAAATGAGTTTTTGCTGTTAAATGCCTATTTTAATAAAATAAAAATTGTACTTATCTATCAAATAAATAAGTAAAACCGAATAAGGTAAGAGCATTTCTTAAATAAAATCTATAGCAAGATAGTTTAACTTCTGCACGAATTTATATTTAGGTTTGAGTTAATTATGGTAAATTTTGCCTAGATTTAGAACTATGTCTCTGTGTCTCCGTGGTTTAATAAATAAATTTTTACTACAGAGTCACAGAGATACAGAGAACATTGTTATTAGTGATATATATTGTTTCACTAGTGCAAATTTCTTAATGCCAGTACTCAAAATAACTGTTTTTATAGTGTATCCATGTTATTTCTAAAGCAAATGCTTCACTGCTAGCGATAATCCCAATGGATGCAAACTCTCAACCTATTAAACTGACTCATAAACCAAAAATTTTTAATAACTTAGAAAGTTTTATTGAGGGTTGGTATTGGGTAATACCATCTAATAATTTAGAAATAGGTGAAGTCAAATCTATCACTATTTTAGGTAGAAGTTTAGTAATTTATCGTGGACAGGATAAACAAGTAGTGATTTGTGATGCCTATTGTCCACATATGGGCGCTCATCTTGGTGAAGGTACAGTTGAGGATAATGAATTACGCTGTGCCTTGCATCACTGGAAATTTAATGATGTTGGTATATGTGTAGAGATTCCCTGTTTAGAAAAACCTCTACCTTTAAAGTTGAAAACTTGGCCGACGACGGAGAAATACGGCATAATTTGGATTTGGACTGGCGAAACTCCACAACAGCCTCTACCCTTCGTCCCAGAGTTGGAGTTTCTGGAATATGAAAGCTTTCTGGGTTCTCAATTAGTAATGAATATTCATCCTCATATTATGATGCTTAATGTTATTGATACCCAGTATTTCCAAGGCGTTCAAGCTTTAGATATTGGCTTTGAAAAGCAGGAATTAAATCCAAATGCCATCATTTTTAGTAAGTATAGAAGGCAAAACCAAGATTTACCAATTAAAAAAATATATCGTCCTTTATGTAAAAATCCTATCTATAGTGTCTGCTATTGGTACGGGAGTACTTTCACATTAACAGTAGGTACAGAGTTACGCCGTTGCTATTTAATGTTGGCTGTGCGTCCCATTGAGAAAGAACAGGTAGAAATACAAACTATATTTTTTATTAAGAAACGCAAAGGTGTTTATGGTTGGTTGTTTAACCGTTTTATGTTGTGGCTGAGTAATTCAGTAATGCAGGAATTAATTAATAATGAGATAAAAATTTTGCAGACTATGCAGTTTAATTTAAAGACTCCCATTCAGGAAGATCAATCGGTTATGCAGTTAATCAACCATGTGGAGCGACAAAAACCTTTAACTTGGAAGACTTGGTTATTAGCGCGATCGCCTGAAAATGATATAAAGGAAAATCAGACTAAGTGGCGAGAAGAATTTACTAACG harbors:
- a CDS encoding aromatic ring-hydroxylating dioxygenase subunit alpha, whose product is MDANSQPIKLTHKPKIFNNLESFIEGWYWVIPSNNLEIGEVKSITILGRSLVIYRGQDKQVVICDAYCPHMGAHLGEGTVEDNELRCALHHWKFNDVGICVEIPCLEKPLPLKLKTWPTTEKYGIIWIWTGETPQQPLPFVPELEFLEYESFLGSQLVMNIHPHIMMLNVIDTQYFQGVQALDIGFEKQELNPNAIIFSKYRRQNQDLPIKKIYRPLCKNPIYSVCYWYGSTFTLTVGTELRRCYLMLAVRPIEKEQVEIQTIFFIKKRKGVYGWLFNRFMLWLSNSVMQELINNEIKILQTMQFNLKTPIQEDQSVMQLINHVERQKPLTWKTWLLARSPENDIKENQTKWREEFTND